In the genome of Deinococcus yavapaiensis KR-236, one region contains:
- the radA gene encoding DNA repair protein RadA yields the protein MARVSTKYTCASCGYQAAKPMGRCPNCSAWNSFEEVVSAPTKSSSFGGAYGGVKGGKLTALSTVGRREEPRTPSGVPELDRVLGGGLVAGGVTLIGGEPGIGKSTLLLQVADKLAKDGKSVLYVAGEESLEQIRLRADRLGVTSEIQMTRDTRAEHIAALLDEHKPALCIVDSIQTVQIEGEGVAGGVAQVREATAMLTRAAKESGTSTVLVGHVTKEGTVAGPKVMEHIVDTTVFLESVGQYRLLRSVKNRFGQAGELGVFEMRESGLVAIENPSAAFLAERPVGVPGSVVAATIDGQRPMLLEVQALAAKTPYPNPRRVVVGLDPRRVDVVLAVLERRLDLTLGGLDIFVNLAGGMKVPDPGLDLAVALAVYSAVVGKALPSDVAVFGEVGLAGEVRTVTSALRRAEEARRAGYARLVMPPGVEGAGVGSVEDALKVLWQTSRERAAK from the coding sequence ATGGCGAGAGTATCGACGAAGTACACCTGCGCGTCCTGCGGGTATCAAGCCGCGAAACCGATGGGCAGATGTCCGAACTGCTCGGCGTGGAATTCCTTCGAGGAAGTCGTTTCGGCGCCCACGAAAAGCAGCAGTTTCGGCGGTGCCTACGGCGGCGTGAAGGGCGGCAAGCTCACGGCGCTTTCCACCGTCGGACGGCGCGAAGAGCCTCGGACGCCGAGCGGCGTGCCCGAACTCGACCGCGTGCTCGGCGGAGGGCTCGTGGCGGGCGGCGTGACCCTCATCGGTGGAGAGCCCGGCATCGGAAAGAGCACCTTGCTGCTGCAAGTCGCCGACAAGCTCGCCAAGGACGGCAAGAGCGTGTTGTACGTGGCGGGCGAGGAGAGCTTGGAGCAGATTCGCCTGCGCGCCGACCGCCTCGGCGTGACGAGCGAGATCCAAATGACGCGCGACACGCGCGCCGAGCACATCGCGGCCTTGCTCGACGAGCACAAGCCCGCCTTGTGCATCGTCGACTCCATCCAAACGGTGCAAATCGAAGGCGAGGGCGTGGCGGGCGGCGTGGCGCAAGTCCGTGAGGCGACGGCGATGCTGACGCGCGCCGCCAAGGAATCGGGAACGAGCACCGTCCTCGTCGGACACGTCACGAAGGAAGGCACCGTGGCGGGACCGAAGGTGATGGAGCACATCGTCGACACCACCGTGTTCCTGGAGAGCGTCGGGCAGTATCGGCTCTTGCGCAGCGTCAAGAATCGCTTCGGGCAGGCGGGCGAACTCGGCGTGTTCGAGATGAGGGAATCCGGGCTCGTGGCCATCGAGAATCCCAGCGCGGCCTTTCTCGCCGAGCGGCCCGTCGGCGTGCCGGGCAGCGTCGTCGCCGCGACGATCGACGGGCAACGGCCCATGCTGCTCGAAGTGCAAGCCCTGGCCGCGAAGACGCCGTACCCGAATCCTCGCCGCGTCGTCGTCGGGCTCGATCCGCGGCGCGTCGATGTCGTCCTCGCGGTGCTCGAGCGTCGCCTCGACCTCACCTTGGGCGGCTTGGACATCTTCGTGAACCTCGCCGGGGGGATGAAGGTGCCCGATCCGGGACTCGACCTCGCCGTGGCGCTCGCCGTGTACAGCGCCGTCGTCGGAAAGGCGCTGCCCTCGGACGTCGCCGTGTTCGGCGAGGTGGGTCTGGCGGGCGAGGTGCGCACCGTGACGAGCGCCTTGAGACGTGCCGAGGAGGCGAGGCGCGCAGGATACGCGCGCCTCGTGATGCCGCCCGGCGTCGAAGGCGCGGGTGTGGGCAGCGTCGAGGACGCTCTGAAGGTCTTATGGCAAACGAGTCGTGAGCGGGCGGCGAAATGA